From a region of the Candidatus Azobacteroides pseudotrichonymphae genomovar. CFP2 genome:
- a CDS encoding AEC family transporter — protein sequence MGSFVFSFNVVAPLFILMAVGYFSKRFKFVSEEFLHQLNRFVFNFCLPIMLFRDIMFSYEGNFSNMRLLYITVGGTICTILFSVLIIPFFVKINGQRGSMIQGIYRSNALIYGFPIVTEMYGDAVIGDVSMLMCVIIPLYNIAAVIILAIFSEDKKCKVTFKSIMQNIATNPLIIGSIAGVLGGISRLKFPYAIEVSLKQLAGLATPLALFIMGGDFKIKSFQNNIIKVIIATTFRLVVIPVSIIILCISWGFSGMDLAIILSFFATPTAMASYIMAKNMNNDHDLAGQIVVLTTACSCITVFLLIYFLRIYGCL from the coding sequence GTGGGAAGTTTTGTTTTTTCTTTCAACGTGGTTGCACCATTGTTTATCCTAATGGCAGTGGGTTATTTTTCAAAACGATTCAAATTTGTTAGCGAAGAATTTTTGCATCAATTAAATCGATTTGTATTCAATTTCTGCTTACCTATAATGTTGTTTCGAGATATAATGTTTTCCTATGAAGGAAATTTTTCTAATATGCGATTACTGTATATCACAGTTGGTGGAACGATTTGTACAATTCTTTTTTCTGTATTAATAATACCTTTTTTTGTAAAAATAAATGGACAAAGAGGAAGTATGATTCAAGGCATTTATCGCAGTAATGCTTTGATTTATGGCTTCCCGATAGTTACAGAAATGTATGGTGATGCAGTGATAGGAGATGTTTCAATGCTAATGTGTGTAATAATACCACTATACAATATAGCTGCGGTAATTATATTGGCTATCTTCTCTGAAGATAAGAAATGCAAAGTAACATTTAAAAGTATCATGCAAAATATCGCTACAAATCCTCTGATAATTGGCAGTATAGCAGGGGTGTTAGGTGGTATTAGTCGATTGAAATTTCCATATGCCATTGAAGTATCTCTTAAACAATTAGCAGGACTCGCTACACCTTTGGCACTATTTATTATGGGTGGAGATTTTAAAATCAAAAGTTTTCAAAATAATATTATCAAAGTCATTATAGCAACTACTTTTCGTCTGGTGGTTATACCTGTCAGTATAATAATTCTATGTATTTCCTGGGGATTTAGTGGGATGGATTTAGCTATAATATTAAGTTTTTTTGCGACACCTACAGCTATGGCAAGCTATATTATGGCAAAAAATATGAATAACGATCACGATTTGGCAGGACAAATCGTTGTGCTGACAACGGCTTGTTCCTGTATTACGGTGTTCCTTTTGATTTACTTTTTACGCATTTATGGCTGTTTATAG
- the rpsT gene encoding 30S ribosomal protein S20, whose protein sequence is MANHKSSIKRIRKSQIRRLRNKYYAKTARNAVKNIRGTADKVQAGVLYKKVSKMLDKLAKKNVIHNNKANNLKSKLALYVNSLN, encoded by the coding sequence ATGGCAAATCACAAATCATCTATAAAGAGAATTAGGAAATCGCAAATTAGGAGATTAAGAAATAAATACTACGCAAAAACTGCAAGAAACGCAGTAAAAAATATTCGTGGAACAGCCGATAAAGTTCAAGCGGGAGTGTTATATAAAAAAGTGAGTAAGATGCTAGACAAGTTGGCAAAAAAGAACGTTATTCACAATAATAAGGCAAATAATTTGAAATCTAAGTTGGCTTTGTATGTTAATAGTCTAAATTAA
- a CDS encoding pyridoxal phosphate-dependent aminotransferase, with product MPKISTRGTVMPASPIRKLVPLSDSAKARGLKVYHLNIGQPDIATPKVGLNAIRYLDRKILEYSPSDGFCSYRKKLTAYYSKFKMNINADDIIITTGGSEAVLFAFMACLDPGDEIIVPEPAYANYMAFAISAGALIRGVASTIENGFALPPIEKFEALINEKTKGILICNPNNPTGYLYSRTEMNKIRDLVKKYDLYLFSDEVYREFIYTSSPYISALHLVGIEENVVLIDSVSKRYSECGIRVGMLITKNKELRKTVMKFCQARLSPPLFGQIIAEATLEVPEEYMRDVYDEYLERRNFTVDTLNRIPGVYSPIPMGAFYTIARLPVDDTDKFCAWCLSDFEYEGQTIFIAPGSGFYADPTAGKNAVRIAYVLKKEELQNAMLVLEKALEEYNKIMNG from the coding sequence ATGCCAAAAATTTCAACGAGAGGGACTGTAATGCCTGCTTCTCCTATTCGCAAGTTAGTCCCTCTATCTGATTCTGCTAAAGCAAGAGGATTAAAAGTGTATCATTTAAATATTGGTCAGCCGGATATTGCTACTCCAAAAGTTGGATTAAATGCAATTCGCTATTTGGATAGAAAAATATTAGAATATAGTCCAAGTGATGGATTTTGTTCTTATCGCAAAAAATTAACGGCTTATTACTCTAAATTTAAAATGAATATAAATGCTGACGATATAATTATAACAACTGGAGGTTCGGAAGCTGTATTATTTGCCTTCATGGCTTGTTTAGATCCGGGAGATGAAATCATTGTTCCAGAACCTGCTTATGCTAATTATATGGCGTTTGCTATTTCAGCAGGAGCATTAATCCGTGGAGTTGCTTCCACTATAGAAAATGGATTTGCTTTACCTCCAATAGAAAAGTTTGAAGCACTGATAAACGAAAAAACAAAGGGAATCCTTATCTGTAATCCAAACAATCCAACAGGATATTTATATTCTAGAACAGAAATGAATAAGATTCGTGACTTAGTAAAAAAATACGATTTATACTTGTTTTCTGACGAAGTATATCGTGAGTTTATTTATACAAGCTCTCCATATATCAGTGCTTTACATCTGGTAGGTATTGAAGAAAACGTAGTTTTGATTGATTCAGTTTCCAAGAGATATAGTGAATGTGGAATTAGAGTAGGAATGCTGATTACTAAAAATAAAGAATTACGAAAAACAGTCATGAAATTCTGTCAGGCAAGATTAAGTCCTCCGTTATTTGGACAAATTATAGCTGAAGCTACATTGGAAGTACCTGAAGAATATATGCGAGACGTCTATGACGAATATTTAGAGAGACGTAATTTTACAGTAGATACTCTTAACCGAATACCAGGAGTTTATTCTCCCATTCCAATGGGAGCTTTTTATACAATTGCTCGCTTGCCTGTAGACGATACAGATAAATTTTGTGCATGGTGTCTTTCTGATTTTGAATATGAAGGGCAGACTATTTTCATAGCTCCGGGGTCTGGATTTTATGCTGATCCAACAGCAGGAAAAAACGCAGTTCGTATTGCATATGTTCTAAAAAAAGAAGAATTGCAAAATGCAATGTTGGTACTCGAAAAAGCACTAGAGGAATATAATAAAATTATGAATGGTTAA
- the purE gene encoding 5-(carboxyamino)imidazole ribonucleotide mutase has product MNAIVSIIMGSISDFSIMEKASDFFNEFEIPFEMYALSAHRTPEEVENFAKNAKNRGIKVIIAAAGMAAHLPGIIASMTTLPVIGVPINSSLDGIDSLLAIVQMPTGIPVATVGINNAINAAILASQILALKDKVLQAKLVKYREDLKNKTLKSNDKLAMSKYRFKTN; this is encoded by the coding sequence ATGAACGCAATTGTAAGCATAATAATGGGGAGTATTTCCGACTTTTCCATAATGGAAAAAGCATCTGATTTTTTTAATGAATTTGAAATTCCGTTTGAAATGTATGCTTTATCAGCCCACCGAACACCAGAAGAAGTAGAGAATTTTGCCAAAAATGCCAAAAATAGAGGTATCAAAGTAATTATTGCGGCAGCCGGTATGGCTGCTCATCTTCCAGGAATAATCGCCTCTATGACTACACTACCAGTAATTGGAGTTCCAATTAATTCATCACTTGATGGAATAGACTCATTGTTGGCTATTGTGCAGATGCCTACAGGCATCCCTGTAGCAACAGTTGGAATCAACAATGCAATCAATGCTGCCATTCTAGCCTCCCAGATTTTGGCACTAAAGGATAAAGTACTACAAGCAAAATTAGTCAAATACAGAGAGGATCTTAAAAATAAGACCCTGAAGTCTAATGATAAATTAGCTATGTCAAAATATAGATTCAAAACGAACTAA
- the dapB gene encoding 4-hydroxy-tetrahydrodipicolinate reductase — MNIALVGYGKMGHEIEKIARERKHNIVSIIDIDNQEDFDSNDFLHHTDVAIEFTRPETAFPNYMKCFERNIPVVTGTTGWLQHLEKIKKECQENKQTFFYASNYSIGVNLFFALSKFLAKMMNNFSQYDVSIEEVHHVHKLDSPSGTAITLSEGIIENINRKTFSNLSIRSKREDEVPGIHTVIYRSEADIISIRHNANNRKGFALGAILAAEYIQKKTGFLTMNDLLKPILI; from the coding sequence ATGAATATTGCATTGGTGGGTTATGGTAAAATGGGGCATGAAATAGAAAAAATAGCTCGCGAACGAAAACATAATATTGTTTCTATCATAGACATAGATAATCAGGAGGATTTTGATTCCAATGATTTTCTTCATCACACTGATGTGGCCATTGAATTTACCCGTCCTGAAACAGCATTCCCTAATTATATGAAATGTTTCGAAAGAAATATTCCTGTTGTAACGGGAACTACTGGCTGGCTGCAGCACCTAGAAAAAATCAAAAAGGAATGTCAGGAAAATAAGCAAACTTTTTTCTATGCATCTAATTATAGCATTGGAGTCAATCTTTTTTTTGCTCTCAGTAAATTTTTGGCAAAAATGATGAATAATTTTTCTCAGTATGACGTTTCCATAGAAGAAGTTCATCATGTTCACAAGTTAGATTCTCCTAGTGGAACAGCTATTACATTGTCAGAGGGAATAATTGAAAATATCAATCGTAAAACTTTTTCCAATCTGTCTATCCGTTCAAAAAGAGAAGACGAAGTGCCTGGCATTCATACAGTTATTTATAGATCTGAAGCAGATATTATTAGCATTCGGCACAATGCTAATAATAGAAAAGGATTTGCTTTGGGCGCCATTTTAGCAGCTGAATATATCCAAAAGAAAACTGGTTTCTTAACTATGAACGATTTGTTAAAACCTATATTAATATAA
- a CDS encoding WbqC family protein has protein sequence MNEKTVFLSTAYLAPVEYYVQLANTERIVIEKQDNYVKQTYRNRCIIASTNGPQVLSIPVVKPISHKCLTQHIRISEYVNWRHLHWKAIVSAYNPTPFFQYYEDIFFPFYERKQKFLYDFNEQLRELICSLLDISPNVSYTSVYIKDTDTNELDLREKIHPKKTSFVKNFKSYYQVFEKTYGFQPNLSIIDLLFNMGPEALFILKIK, from the coding sequence ATGAATGAAAAAACAGTTTTTTTATCCACAGCCTATTTAGCTCCTGTTGAATATTATGTGCAACTGGCTAATACAGAACGTATAGTTATTGAAAAACAGGATAATTATGTTAAACAAACCTATCGAAACCGGTGCATAATTGCCTCTACTAACGGTCCACAAGTACTGAGTATTCCCGTTGTAAAACCCATTTCACATAAATGTTTGACGCAGCATATTCGTATATCTGAATATGTTAATTGGCGACATCTGCATTGGAAGGCTATTGTTTCAGCTTATAATCCCACTCCCTTTTTCCAATATTACGAGGATATTTTTTTCCCTTTTTATGAAAGGAAACAGAAATTTTTATATGATTTCAATGAACAACTACGGGAATTGATTTGTTCATTATTGGATATCTCTCCCAATGTCTCTTATACCTCTGTCTATATAAAAGATACAGACACAAATGAATTGGATTTACGTGAAAAAATACACCCGAAAAAAACATCTTTTGTTAAGAATTTTAAATCTTATTATCAAGTATTCGAAAAAACGTATGGGTTTCAGCCTAATTTGAGTATTATAGATTTACTTTTTAATATGGGACCGGAAGCTTTGTTTATACTTAAAATTAAATAA
- a CDS encoding MBL fold metallo-hydrolase — protein sequence MQVKLFEFNSIRVNTYLVYDETKEAILIDCGTSTKDECMELKGFIDFHNLQLKHLFNTHLHFDHMLGNYFVYKTYGLRPQYHQLEESIPNLKAQATLFGFSIDYQPIIANHYLNEGDTIPVFGNITLRILSTAGHSPGGLSFYFKENNCIFTGDALFYHGIGRTDLWGGNYDLLIDSIKEKILTLPNKTKIFPGHGQFSTVEEEKQYNPYIRI from the coding sequence ATGCAAGTCAAATTATTTGAATTTAATTCGATACGAGTAAACACTTACTTGGTTTATGATGAAACTAAAGAAGCAATTCTTATCGACTGTGGAACTTCCACAAAAGATGAATGTATGGAATTAAAGGGATTTATAGATTTTCACAATTTGCAATTAAAACATTTATTTAATACTCATTTGCATTTTGATCATATGTTAGGCAACTATTTTGTATATAAGACCTATGGATTAAGACCACAATATCATCAATTGGAAGAATCTATACCTAACCTGAAAGCACAAGCTACCTTATTTGGATTCTCTATTGATTATCAACCAATAATTGCTAATCATTATCTCAATGAAGGAGACACTATTCCGGTATTTGGAAATATTACATTAAGGATTTTATCTACTGCAGGCCATTCTCCAGGAGGACTCTCGTTTTATTTTAAAGAAAACAACTGTATATTTACGGGCGATGCATTATTTTATCACGGAATTGGTCGCACTGACTTGTGGGGTGGAAATTATGATTTATTGATTGATTCTATTAAAGAAAAAATTCTTACTTTACCAAATAAAACTAAAATATTTCCAGGTCATGGTCAATTTTCTACTGTTGAAGAGGAAAAACAGTATAATCCTTACATTCGCATATAG
- the lepB gene encoding signal peptidase I gives MDRIRKQISAVSILQWTRFAIVTTLYILFTIWDNNYWLLIGLLLIFDIYILRIIPWGIWKRSNNNILRKITEWIDAIVFALIAVYFVHVFIFQHYEIPTSSLEKTLLVGDYLFVSKIDYGPRIPNTPLAFPMTHNTLPIINTKSYSNYPHWNYKRLRGLGKVKRGDIVVFNFPAGDTVASNYPDYDYYNLVDQLGWERINKEKSTFGKIISRPVDRKENFVKRCIGMPGDSLQIINNIVQINGKALPTPKYAQFNYFIETKSGLLSEKQFRKLGVSKEDQFLCNKSINASFVFKFLDIKPDKNGDFNPVYRIPLTREALIFLKRSGWVKSIRVEPESFGGNTYPYKYDMGWTRDNFGPIWIPKKGETIVLNEKNLALYKRCIVNYEGNTLRQDNNQKIFINEKRTNTYTFNYDYYFMMGDNRHNSLDSRAWGFVPEDHIVGKPLLILMSIDKDRNWCSGKIRWNRVFRPIKD, from the coding sequence ATGGATAGAATTAGAAAACAAATATCAGCGGTGTCCATTCTTCAATGGACGAGGTTTGCTATTGTTACAACTTTATATATATTGTTTACAATCTGGGATAATAATTACTGGCTTTTAATAGGATTGTTATTAATCTTTGATATTTATATTCTAAGAATAATTCCCTGGGGAATATGGAAGCGATCAAACAATAACATTTTAAGAAAAATAACAGAATGGATAGATGCTATTGTTTTTGCTTTAATAGCTGTTTATTTTGTACATGTTTTTATTTTTCAGCACTACGAAATTCCGACTTCTTCGTTGGAGAAGACACTTTTAGTAGGTGACTACTTATTTGTCAGTAAAATTGACTACGGACCAAGGATTCCGAATACACCCTTGGCCTTTCCTATGACTCATAACACTCTCCCTATTATTAATACCAAGTCTTATTCCAATTATCCTCATTGGAATTACAAACGATTAAGGGGTTTGGGCAAGGTAAAAAGGGGAGATATTGTTGTGTTTAACTTTCCTGCAGGAGATACAGTTGCGTCTAATTACCCAGACTACGACTATTACAATTTGGTCGATCAATTAGGGTGGGAACGTATAAATAAAGAAAAAAGTACATTTGGAAAAATTATTAGTCGTCCTGTAGATAGAAAAGAAAATTTCGTAAAACGTTGTATTGGTATGCCGGGGGATTCATTACAGATTATAAATAATATTGTTCAAATTAATGGGAAAGCTCTACCTACTCCCAAATATGCACAGTTTAATTATTTTATCGAAACCAAAAGTGGATTATTATCTGAAAAACAATTCAGAAAATTAGGGGTTAGCAAGGAGGACCAATTCCTTTGCAATAAATCTATCAATGCTTCGTTTGTATTTAAGTTTCTGGATATAAAACCAGATAAAAATGGTGATTTTAATCCGGTTTATCGTATCCCTTTAACCAGGGAAGCTTTAATTTTCTTGAAAAGAAGCGGTTGGGTAAAATCTATTCGTGTGGAACCAGAAAGTTTTGGAGGGAATACGTATCCGTATAAATACGATATGGGCTGGACAAGAGATAATTTTGGACCTATATGGATTCCCAAAAAAGGAGAGACTATTGTTCTGAATGAGAAAAATTTGGCTTTGTACAAGCGTTGTATCGTTAATTACGAGGGGAATACGCTTCGTCAAGACAATAATCAGAAAATTTTTATTAATGAGAAGAGAACGAATACGTATACTTTCAATTACGATTATTACTTTATGATGGGGGATAATCGTCACAATTCGTTGGATTCTCGGGCATGGGGATTTGTTCCTGAAGACCATATTGTTGGTAAGCCATTACTAATATTAATGTCTATAGATAAGGACCGTAACTGGTGTAGTGGGAAAATTCGTTGGAATCGTGTTTTTCGCCCTATAAAAGATTAA
- the ispG gene encoding (E)-4-hydroxy-3-methylbut-2-enyl-diphosphate synthase, with product MYKRRKSSAVLVGNIPMGGENPIRIQSMTNTSTLDTEKSIQQCIQIIEAGGEYIRLAARNIREAKNLKNIKNGLIALGYKNPLIADIHFNHKIAETAAKIVDKVRINPGNFVNSTKTLRTLEKYQQGLRNIKKHFIPFLNICKENNTAIRIGVNQGSLSDRIINRYGNSPQGMVESCMEFLRICITENFLDVVISIKTSNIFLMVQTIHLLIKRMNKEGMNFPLHLGVTEAGEGEDGRIKSAIGIGTLLTEGIGDTIRISLSENPESEISFAHLLINYVEEKKSLLNEKIFSPLPIKKRLSNKIYAIVDRSNTDNFSVNANLMPDFIYIGKQTVQNIPYEIPVIVDFSVFLSQKNTFPLFKFQEKEAWINSKDSLQFIILRYSELTDEILFHLKNKLQTIIIIYSIQNNIYEQRAFIYALVNKGINNSFILQVSYDENHLESLQVKSSIDCGPFLLNKLIEGILIKNKNKSILPQSVDDCTFSILQATSRKITKTEYIACPGCGRTLFDLQTTLKKVKLVTPHLKGMKIAVMGCIVNGIGEVADADYGYVGAGVGKVNLYKGKKCIRKNIPEEKAADEFLRVINFSIKNNK from the coding sequence ATGTATAAACGAAGAAAATCTTCGGCAGTACTTGTTGGTAATATACCAATGGGGGGAGAAAATCCTATTCGAATCCAATCTATGACCAATACTTCTACATTGGATACTGAAAAAAGTATTCAGCAATGTATCCAAATTATTGAAGCAGGAGGTGAATATATTAGACTAGCAGCTCGAAATATCCGTGAAGCAAAAAACCTGAAAAATATAAAAAATGGTTTAATTGCTTTGGGTTATAAAAATCCTTTGATTGCTGACATACATTTTAACCACAAAATTGCCGAAACTGCAGCTAAAATAGTTGACAAAGTACGAATTAATCCGGGTAATTTTGTAAACTCAACCAAGACACTTAGGACTCTTGAGAAATATCAGCAAGGTTTAAGAAACATAAAAAAACACTTTATTCCCTTTTTGAACATTTGTAAAGAGAATAACACTGCCATTCGCATTGGAGTTAATCAAGGTTCTTTATCAGATAGAATTATAAATCGTTACGGCAATTCCCCGCAAGGAATGGTAGAGTCGTGCATGGAATTTCTTCGTATCTGCATTACAGAAAATTTTCTCGATGTAGTAATTTCTATCAAGACTTCTAATATTTTTTTAATGGTACAAACAATTCACCTATTAATAAAACGAATGAATAAAGAAGGAATGAATTTTCCATTACATTTGGGTGTAACAGAGGCAGGTGAAGGAGAGGATGGTAGAATAAAATCTGCAATAGGAATAGGCACACTATTAACAGAAGGTATTGGTGATACCATCCGCATTTCCTTGAGTGAAAATCCAGAATCTGAAATCTCCTTTGCACATTTATTGATTAACTACGTGGAAGAAAAAAAATCTTTGCTTAATGAAAAAATATTTTCCCCCCTTCCAATCAAAAAACGATTAAGTAATAAAATTTATGCTATAGTTGATCGTTCTAACACAGACAATTTTTCTGTAAATGCCAACCTAATGCCTGATTTTATTTATATTGGAAAACAAACAGTACAAAATATACCATATGAAATTCCAGTGATCGTAGACTTCTCGGTTTTTTTATCTCAGAAAAATACATTCCCACTGTTTAAATTTCAGGAAAAAGAAGCATGGATAAATAGTAAGGACTCTCTGCAATTTATAATTTTAAGATATTCCGAATTAACTGATGAAATATTATTTCATCTAAAAAATAAGCTGCAAACAATTATTATTATTTATTCCATACAAAATAATATATACGAACAAAGAGCATTCATTTATGCCTTAGTAAATAAAGGTATAAATAATTCATTTATACTACAGGTAAGCTACGACGAAAACCATCTGGAATCCCTACAAGTTAAATCTTCTATAGATTGTGGTCCTTTCCTTTTAAATAAATTAATAGAAGGGATTCTAATAAAAAATAAAAATAAAAGTATTCTTCCACAATCAGTAGATGATTGTACTTTTAGCATATTGCAAGCAACGAGTAGAAAGATTACAAAAACAGAATATATTGCTTGCCCTGGCTGTGGTCGAACTTTATTTGACCTACAAACAACTCTAAAAAAAGTGAAGTTAGTAACTCCACATCTCAAAGGGATGAAGATTGCTGTTATGGGCTGTATTGTAAATGGCATTGGCGAAGTAGCTGATGCTGATTATGGATACGTAGGAGCTGGAGTAGGTAAAGTAAACTTGTATAAAGGGAAAAAGTGTATTCGAAAAAATATTCCTGAAGAAAAAGCAGCAGATGAATTTTTGCGAGTAATAAATTTTTCTATAAAAAACAATAAATAA
- a CDS encoding S41 family peptidase, with protein MKNGIWVFFILFCICSSKVFPRLSEQQRFEVSKYLEIFNSLFSELSLYYVDTLNVKNIIQGNITYMLQQLDPYTEYIPAESLSDFQFRTTGRYEGIGVTISIRNEKVIILETYEGMPATLAGLLPGDEILSINGKSMVGKTTLFASEQLKGQSNTSIKIKYQRFGWKKPKKMTIKRKLICINPVTYYGVLNNKIGYIHLASFTTQSTLAVKKALIDLTKNHQIKALILDVRNNEGGVVDDCLNILNFFLPKGELLLSMKGKTKQTDRIYRATQSPIEPNLSLAILVNENSASASEILSGTIQDTDRGIIVGTRTYGKGLVQSTRQLPYNAQLKLTTAKYYTPSGRCIQAIDYFHKKKDGEIPDTTTTVYYTTHNRPVREGKGILPDFVIKEEKIPAIVNYMETNFIFFDFAVQWKAKHPQISTPLEFVLTDNIYNEFKEFVKINARKNMDYNQESKKIMEYFKKNLESEGYYNSIATEFQDLENKLKSDLMHDMDFYKSQIAKYLAMHIIKQYYFAKGQLCYQLRNDSVLDKAIDVLQNEQLYTSTLNIN; from the coding sequence ATGAAAAATGGGATTTGGGTATTTTTCATTTTATTTTGTATTTGTTCCTCCAAAGTATTTCCCCGATTATCTGAACAGCAACGTTTCGAGGTGTCGAAATATTTGGAAATTTTCAATTCGCTATTCAGTGAATTGAGTTTGTATTATGTTGATACATTGAATGTTAAAAACATAATACAGGGGAATATTACTTATATGTTGCAGCAATTAGACCCATATACAGAATATATCCCCGCAGAAAGTTTATCTGATTTTCAATTTCGGACAACAGGCCGATATGAAGGAATTGGAGTAACTATTTCAATAAGAAACGAAAAAGTAATCATTTTGGAAACATATGAGGGTATGCCAGCTACTCTAGCTGGGTTGCTTCCAGGTGATGAAATTTTATCAATAAATGGGAAAAGCATGGTAGGAAAAACCACCTTGTTTGCAAGTGAACAACTAAAAGGACAATCAAATACAAGTATAAAAATAAAATATCAACGATTTGGATGGAAAAAACCAAAAAAAATGACGATCAAAAGAAAGCTTATTTGTATTAATCCAGTGACTTATTATGGCGTGTTGAACAATAAAATTGGCTATATTCATCTCGCTTCCTTTACAACTCAAAGTACTTTAGCTGTAAAAAAAGCCTTAATTGACCTAACAAAGAATCATCAGATTAAAGCTCTAATATTAGACGTTCGTAACAATGAAGGAGGGGTAGTAGATGATTGTTTGAACATATTAAACTTTTTTCTCCCAAAGGGAGAGTTACTGCTTTCTATGAAAGGGAAAACTAAACAAACAGATAGAATTTATCGTGCTACCCAATCACCTATTGAACCTAATCTATCTTTGGCTATACTGGTCAATGAAAACTCTGCATCTGCTTCCGAAATTCTTTCCGGAACCATTCAAGACACTGATAGAGGAATCATTGTTGGCACTCGTACTTATGGTAAAGGATTAGTGCAGTCTACTCGTCAATTACCTTACAATGCTCAATTAAAATTGACTACTGCTAAATATTACACTCCTAGTGGACGCTGTATTCAAGCTATTGATTATTTTCATAAAAAAAAGGATGGAGAGATCCCTGATACAACTACTACGGTCTATTATACTACTCACAATCGTCCTGTTAGAGAAGGGAAAGGCATTTTGCCTGACTTTGTAATAAAAGAGGAAAAAATTCCAGCAATTGTTAATTATATGGAAACAAACTTCATATTTTTTGATTTTGCTGTTCAATGGAAAGCAAAACATCCTCAAATAAGTACTCCACTAGAGTTTGTCTTGACGGACAATATTTACAATGAGTTTAAAGAATTTGTCAAGATAAATGCACGAAAAAACATGGATTATAATCAAGAGAGTAAAAAAATAATGGAATATTTCAAAAAAAATCTAGAATCTGAAGGATACTATAATAGTATTGCTACTGAATTCCAAGATTTAGAAAATAAACTCAAATCTGATTTAATGCATGATATGGATTTTTACAAATCGCAAATAGCCAAATATTTAGCTATGCACATTATTAAACAATATTATTTTGCAAAAGGACAGCTTTGCTACCAACTTCGAAACGATTCTGTTCTCGACAAAGCTATAGATGTTCTTCAAAATGAACAACTATACACCTCTACATTGAATATTAACTAA